A segment of the Elusimicrobiota bacterium genome:
GAGCAAATTTGGAATGCGGTATAATAGAAAAAATCCCCCTGTCTCCCCCTTTGCAAAAGGGGGAACAAAAAAGGAAATTTTGAGAAAATAAGTTTTTCTATACGCTATCCCTGCCCGCCGGCAGGCGCGGCGCTGCACGCTATACGCTATTGATATGGAAATAAAATGAAACGGCCTGACCCGATTGAAAAAATGATAGAGTCTTTCAAAAAACTGCCCGGCGTGGGGCCAAAAATGGCTGAACGGCTTAGCTACCATTTGCTCAAATCCAGCGAATCAGAAGTTAATAAATTGCTAGATTCAATCCAAAAAGCCCGTAATATTATTAAACTATGCAGTGCATGCTATAATATGAGCGAAAAAGACCCTTGTCCCGTATGCTCTGATGTTCAAAGGGACACTTCAATGATTTGTATTGTGGAAACGCCTCAGGATCTTTTGGCAGTAAGCAAAGTAAAAGAATATAACGGGCTTTATTTTGTTTTAGGCGGAGCGCTTTCGCCGCTGGATGCTGTCGGCCCGGAGGATTTGAGGGTTAAAGAATTGATAAATCGGTTAAAAAAAGATAAAATCAAAGAATTAATTGTTGCCACTGATACAGACACACAGGGTGAAATAACGGCCCTTTATCTCGCCGAAAAAGTAAAACCCCTAGGTGTAAAAGTAACAAGACTCGGTTACGGTCTTCCTGTTGGCGGCGATTTGGAATATGCCGATGAGATAACGATTTCACGAGCCCTGGAAGGGCGCCGAGAAATGTAGCTAATCTGAAATCCTGCTTGAAAAAGAAAGCATAAAAATCGTTGATTTGGCTTATAGAACAGTTATTGGAACTGTTAAAAATAATTCACAAAAGAAAGGAGTAATTAAATGTCTCAGGAAATGGTAGAAATACGATGGCATGGACGAGGAGGACAGGGCGCAAAAACAGCAGCGCTTTTATTTGCTGATGCAGCGCTGGCAACAGGAAAATATATTCAGGCATTTCCTGAATACGGGCCTGAAAGGATGGGGGCGCCGGTACAGTCATTTAACCGCATAAGCGATAAGCCCATAACGATTCATTGCGGAATAACTGAACCCGGCTATGTTATTGTTTTGGATCCGAGCTTAATGGATACGGTTGATGTAACGGAGGGGCTAGGTCCTGAAGGGAAACTTATTGTAAATACGTCGTTTTCTTCAAAAGAAATAGCTGATCGGTTAAAAATTAATCCCAAACAAGTTTTTGTCATAGATGCCACCCAAATTTCAATGGAAACAATCGGAATGAATATTCCTAATACGCCGATGCTTGGCGCTTTAATCAAAGTCGTTGGAACAATGAATATTGATCAGGTATTAGAAGACACAAAGAAAAAGCTGGAAGTAAAATTCAGGCATAAACCGCAAATTATAAGCGGAAACATTGATTCCATCAAAAGAGCATATAACGAAGTTAAGAGCGCATAAAACTAGTGGATAGCACATTGCGTATAGCGGATAGAAACGGCACAAGAAAAAGTAAGTTTAATCTATACGCTAC
Coding sequences within it:
- a CDS encoding 2-oxoacid:acceptor oxidoreductase family protein, with translation MSQEMVEIRWHGRGGQGAKTAALLFADAALATGKYIQAFPEYGPERMGAPVQSFNRISDKPITIHCGITEPGYVIVLDPSLMDTVDVTEGLGPEGKLIVNTSFSSKEIADRLKINPKQVFVIDATQISMETIGMNIPNTPMLGALIKVVGTMNIDQVLEDTKKKLEVKFRHKPQIISGNIDSIKRAYNEVKSA
- the recR gene encoding recombination mediator RecR, which codes for MKRPDPIEKMIESFKKLPGVGPKMAERLSYHLLKSSESEVNKLLDSIQKARNIIKLCSACYNMSEKDPCPVCSDVQRDTSMICIVETPQDLLAVSKVKEYNGLYFVLGGALSPLDAVGPEDLRVKELINRLKKDKIKELIVATDTDTQGEITALYLAEKVKPLGVKVTRLGYGLPVGGDLEYADEITISRALEGRREM